The following nucleotide sequence is from Paroedura picta isolate Pp20150507F chromosome 1, Ppicta_v3.0, whole genome shotgun sequence.
tctgtcttgtaggccctgcagagctgatttAGGTATTAGGCGTGCATTTCACTAGGCTGGAGTCAAGGCCAGAAAGGCTCTCGTCCTGGTTGAAGCCAACCACCTCTTTTTGGTTGGGGACTGTTAGGCTGCTTTGATGGCCATAGTGTGGCAGAAAGGCATGgtacaaattttgtaaatcaaataatgaaaaatgactgaatgaataaatgaaaaaaaaaacgctTAGGATATAGATCATAGTCGTGTTAACATTGCATGCACAGTGGCTGAAAGTACAATTCTAACAGTTGTTGGGTATTTGGAATGCTGCACCAATGTTTAAATCATGCCTAAGAAGGGCAAAGGAAGGTAGTTTGTATAAAGGAGAAAGGTTCCTAGGAAGGTGGCTGTAGTAAAGGGTAGTGACAGAGGCAGACGGGGAGTTTAAAATGACTGCAGAAGCAGGCCTCTCCATGCCCTACGTGGAGGTGTGACCCAGCAATGCAGGGCCACTCAACACATACCCATCTACAGGACCAGCAATAGGCACCAGATCTATCAAGCCATCACCTTATTCCACAAGCTGCCACTGATTATCGTTGCTGAGACAGAGCTGAGTGGTAGCCCCTGAAGAGTTGGCTCACAGCACTAGATGGGGCATTAAGACTGGTTTGCTCTTGCTTATTCCTTGCTGTCAGTTGCCCTCTAGGGCAGTAGTCCACAGAGAACTTTCCTGGTATGTTAAATGGCCAATCCATCCCTGAGTAGGGAGACAGTTGTATAAATGAAGGGCTTAGGAGGACTGTTTTGCAAAAGGATAGGTACTAATGGATGCCATCTTTACTCGGATGGAAGATATAATCTGAAAAGATTTCACTGTAAGTTATCCTTGGAGCCATGAATGTTCCCATTCACTTATGACAGAATGAAAAGTTGCAGAGTTGGAACCAAAAACCAGGTGTGGTTATGAGAAACTTATGAATCTCATTAGAGGCACATCCCTGACTTTTTTTGTCTCTGTGTATTAGGAATATTTCAGCACCACAATTATTATTGCATGCAAAAAGCTTTAATATGTATATTTGTTGTCTGTAGGAAACCATATGTGGAAGGAACCATGCAGGAAGAACAAACACAACATTCACCTTTTTTAAactaatgagggggggggatccagtcAAAATATTGTTTCCTGGGAAAATCTGAAATGCAAAAGTGATCAGGTAGAGATTTAACCTAATGACTGACACAACAAAATATGTTCTGGAGGGTTTCCCCCATTTTTTGAGGTGTGGTGGTATCTGCATTATAGTGATACTTGTATCTCACACCTACCAGTTTATTATTTATGTCTGTTaatacattttattaaaaatatagaAGATTTGCAATGTAATCCTAAGCAGCGTTCCCAGTCAATGGACTCAGAAGGATGAAACTCTTATTAGAATTGCCCTGCTAAAAATTGTACTAAAATATacatttccatatttttcttcttACTGGTCTCTGGAGTTCATATTTTATTCTCAGAAGCAGCCCATAGATCATAATTTGTTTTTCTAACTGCAGTACACAAATGGTATCATTTGAGGTCATAGATCTGCTTTGGATCAAATCTTTGAATCCTAAAATAAAAAAGCCGTGTTCCACAAGCAAATGATCTTGGCATTGTTTCTGTGGGATTCCATGCATCTTTGAGtcatttctggcatcaccttTTTCGGACACCCattccccatttttaaaacattttattatgcttattcaTCTACAAATAAcatcaccactgaacaaaaaaCAACATAAACACGCACACAAATAATACAAACATCTCTTTTCAGCCTAAGACTTGACTTCCCACATAGCTCACCCTCCTGGAGAAATAAACTCTCTTTCTGTGCTAAGAAAAACTAAGAATTCTCTGCTGCttcattttatgttttatgttttgttcCCCATTTGACAAGTCTACGTAATAATGCAGAAATGGCTGAGCATCTTTTATAAAAAGTTTACCCCGGGTGTATACATGGACCACGAAGCAGCTGTGAGTTTCAGTGATCTGGAGCTCTCTCCCATATACAGTGAAAATCGTTCTTCAAAATTATAATTTTAGTGGTTCATAAAGCAGCACTGGAACATGTGCCTCTTTCTCTTTCCAGTGAAATCAGTCTTACCAGAATTATTTATATACAAATATTGGAAAATTGTCTTTACACTATGAAATTGTTGAACTGCACATGGTGGGGCGAGGGACTGTCCCATCCTTTGCAAAACCTTAACAATATTACTGTATTTACCAAGGTTATTACCAGTACCCTCTAATAATAACTTGGCTTACATTATAAATAAGCTATTTGTTATACTTTCCTTGATTCACTTTCAGAATGCATTGACATCTGTCTGTACTGTTATATATTCAGTGGTGAGGACTATGTAAAGAGATTTTCATTGGGATAGTTCATCCAGAAAAGCTTCACTCCCCATTTTAAATAATATGGAATCACAGATTCATTAGAGGTATAATTGTTCAAGTAGCTCTTCACTTTGAACCAGGACAGAACCAGAATATAATGCCTTTCACAATCTATTCATATTAGCATAGCGTGCTCCAAACTGCAGAAGGACAAAATGGCACATCAACTTAGCAAATCACAGGGCAATGTCTCAGTGGCTGAAAGTCGCTGATAACATCAtaatgtttcttttcctttgatcAAATATTGCTTTTTAACCGTTCATAAATTGTATTAAGAAATAGCATGATGTTGAATTGCTTCCATAATAAAATAGTTAATATGGGGTTCTATCAACAGTGTTCTCTTTTGTCCCAGTCACACCTGTGGATTTTTTAATGCTTTCTTCTGCTAACAAATTGTATTGCCAGACCATAATTATGTATTAGGGgtattgcatttcttttaatcCTAACCAACTGTGTGCTCAGAGCAAGCTGCTGAGTAGAATATCACTAACAGGAATTTCTTTGCCTGTATAAATCAACTGAACTCTtgcctgatgaagtcaagaaagaAGTAGAGTCCATCAAAGCTCATTGTAGTTCAGTTTGTAAAGGTGTTATATCTCTGAGTAATCATATTAGCCATTGATTCAGGGGCTCTAATATATAGCCAGTATCACTAGGAACAACAATCAGAAAACAGGACATTGGAGCATATGCCAGATCCACAGGCCGACCCTAACAAAGCTGTCATTCCATGATCACTTGTACTGATCACCTGAGAAGATTAAAAGCAGCACAAGAAAATAATCAAtttatattgtattattatatcaAGTTATGGAAGTAATGAACAAGCCCAACTCCTCAAAGCCCACTGAAGTCATTCAAGGGCACAACTCCAggtaggactgcactgtgaggGTGAGTATTCGGAGAGATAAGATGGGTCATCTTAGCAGCTACTACCTAGATAAGCAACAAGAAGCAAGAGGATAAGGTATAAATGTTTACCTGAGACCAGGcaaagtaagcagtggggtcacCCAGTGAATCTGTGTTGGCATAAATTTCATTTCACAAAGCAGGCTGTTCACCTCTAAAGTGTCACTAGATACGTTTTGTTTTTTATTGGTACAAATATTCAGACTATGCATATATGTTGATAGGGGAGAAATGTGCAGTGAAAAGCCAGAAAACAGGTCTTGGGGTTATGGCAAGTAGTCAAGTGAAAACACTGGCTCATTGTTTAGTGGCAGTAAAAAAATGCAGTTTCATATTAGGGTTGATTAGGAAAGGGGCTTTGAGAACAAAGCAGCCAGCAACGCAATGGCTTTATTTTAAACCCACAGTGCAGTAGTTTGGGAATACTATATAtggtgagtgtgtgtttgtgtgtaaagcAGCCATCTTTTCTCAGAAAAAATTATCATAGTGCTGGAACAGGGCAACCCCCAAAAATCATAAATGTAAAGAATCTCCCCTGTCAAAGTTTCTGAAGCTTTTTTATTTTAGGTGTAAAGACAAGATAAATGTTGAATTATTCATGGTATGGGAAAGGTAGAGAGTGTAATTTATGATCCTGTAGACTAAAGTCACCCAATGAAATAATTTCCTGAAGAAAGAATCTTGTTACTTGTTATATAATTAGATATTTGCTGCCACAAATATGTCCTAACCAATGTATTTTCCCTTCCATGGATGTACTAGTTGCTCTTCCAGATAAGTATAATATCTGGTATAATAAGTATATTGGTTACATTGATATActtaaataaatataagaaataatgttatttcatttttttaaaatagaaactgCCATTTTTTAAGGAAGAGTTCTTCATCAAAGGCGCTAAATCATGAACTCAACCACATTCTGGAGCACACAGGGTGTGCAATACTGCTTTGAACTTGTGAATAATTCATGTCCCAAAAACCTGAGGTCTCCAATCAGCCTTTTTGTTATGTATCTCTTTATGTTGGGGGCCATACTGGTCACCCTATGTGGAAATATGTTTGTGATTATCTCCATCCTACATTTCAAACAGCTCCATTCGCCGACCAACATTCTCATCTGCTCCATGGCAACCACAGACTTTTTGCTCAGCTTCATGGTGATGCCATACAGTATGGCTAGGTCAATAGACTCATGCTGGTACTTTGGTGACCTTTTTTGCAAAGTCCATACCTGTTGTGATATCATGCTGTGTACCACTTCCATTTTCCATTTGTGCTTTATCTCTATTGACCGCTACTATGCTGTGTGTGCTCCCCTTCATTACGTTACCAAGATAACAATTCCCGTGGTTGAACTTTTTTTATTAATTAGTTGGTCTGTCCCAATTCTGTTTGCATTTGGCCtagttttctcagaactcaaTATTGATGGCATAGAAGACTATGTGGACTCTCTATATTGCTATGGGTTTTGTTCGCTGATATTTAATAAGTTGTGGGGTGTAATGGCTTCATTAATAGCATTCTTTCTTCCTGGAACAATCATGGTGGGCATTTACTTACACATATTTAAAGTGGCAAACAAGCATGCCACACAAATCGCTCAGATTCTGCGATCATCAAAATCTGAGTCAGACAAAAAAGGGAAAATTTCTactaaaaaagaaagcaaagctaCCAAGACATTAAGTATAGTAATGGGAGCATTTGTTCTTTGCTGGTTACCTTTTTTTGTTCTTACTATAACAGACCCTTATATTGGCTTCTCAACCCCTGAGGATTTGTACAATGCCTTTCTCTGGCTGGGCTATTTCAACTCTATGTGTAACCCCATAATTTATGGCTTATTTTACCCTTGGTTTCGCAAAGCATTTAAAATGATTGTGACAGGCACTATCTTCAGAAGAGATTCTTCTGTAGCCAATCTCTTTGggagaaatgtttaaatatttttaattgtcaGAGGGAACTCACTGCATACCATGTTCAGTCTTTTAGTGGGCTTCTATTGGTTTCATCAGATGCTGTTTTAAACACTTTTAACTGCATTTTCCTTTGGTCTTACTTCAGTTCCTACTCTTAGCTTATTGCTTTAGAGAAGAGTTGTTTTAATACCCTGCTCcacactacctgaagaagtcccaaggCTGCTTACAAACCTTTgtgtccccagaacagacaccctgtgaggtagctggggctgagagaactctgagagaactgagactagcccaaggtcacccagctgcctgcatgtggaggagtagggaatcattGCTTATGTTGAAAGAAATCTTGTATATAGGTCCCCAGCATGCATGAGGCTTCATGCATCCTTAAAGCTCCAGAAAAGACCTCATCTGCCTGCCCTCTAACAGCAGTCTCCTGTTCAAGACCCCTGAGTGGACACATTCAGATGCAGCATCTCATCCAGAAACACAGAAGTTGGAGGGACAAAGCAGAAGGCTGGATCAAGTGAAGAAGCACACAAGAAACAGCTTGAAGCTCTCAAATTTTTGGCTCACTCAAGCAGCAGGCAGAAGTCATGAGATCCTGGCGGGAACAAGGACTTCTCTCTGGCTACAGGAAAAGGAGGTATGAGTTGAGCTCCAGACTCTGCTGGTTTATCACCACCAACAAAATCAGCTTGTGCTTTGGTCCAGGCAGCTTCCTCCTGTCAGGCTACAGGACCTCTTGTGGAGATTCTTGGTCTCCAGTGATGGCTagtttttgttctgctttttgttGTCTCTGTGTAACCACTTTGGTCAATTTTAATCAGCTCTGATGTAGTCTTCCCTTGAAAGTCAACATCTGTCCACCATTATCCATCCTCTGACTATAACCAGGTTTGCTTGCTACAGTACAGTGTGTATGGGGCTGCCTTTGAGGATGGTTTGGAAACCTGACTTGGGACAAAAACCAGCAACAAGATTTCTGGTTGAAGTAAATTACAGGGAACATATCTTGATGGTCTTGAAGGAACTATAGTGGCTGTGATTTACTTCTGCacccaattcaaagtgctggtaattacctttaaggccttaaaTGGTGTCAGGATATTTAAGAGACTCCTTGCTCCATTAGAGCCTGTATGCTAGGTAACATTACTTATGGCTCCCACCTTCTGAAGTAAAGCTCCCATCTACTGAGTTCCTACTTTTTAAGTTCCAACTTTCTGAAAGACTGGGGAAATGCAATTGGGTCCTCCCCTATCCTTGTGTAATCAGTACCCCCACCCCTGGGGCCGACATTACCCCCTGGGCTAACATCAGCAAGTGATATTAGAGGATTCACAACTGGCAGCGGAAGTCGTGAGGTGTTTAGGATTAAGTTAGAGATAGGTTTGGTTGCTGCCTTCTATGTTGCAGTGTTGGCTAGATGGTATAGTCGTGCCAGCTGTACGGGGATATGTACTTTGATTTGCTGTGTAGTAGTGAATATTCTGATGGGTTTATTGTTTTAATCTTTTACTATTGGTTCTTTTAACTTATGATTGGATGTCACTCTGCTGAGTCACTTTCTTCCATCGCTGGCCTCCAATTTTCCTTCCTGATCTCATGCAAATTAAGACTCATCCAGTAAGTTACCAGCTATTTCCAAGGGATTCTGGAAATTATCAATTATAATGTTTAGCATTAAGAGGcagaatattaaatatataagaTAAAAGATGGACATTAGTTGAGTTTTAATTTCCAAGCAAACATTATATGTTTTAGGAACTGTGGTTTTCAATATTTGTGCTTGGCAGATATTTTTTCATCTACAATTCACATATATTTATACACTCACACTTGAAGTCAAAATAAATTTTGTTGTGACTCCAAGAGACCCAGAATATTCAAACTCTCTTGAATATGATAGATGGCATTCATTCCACACCCCttatatatttgaaataatatCTCAACTTAAAGTCTGTGGTTTACAGTTATACAATGAACAGTAAAcagagctcttcagggagctggaCTAAAATAATTGCTTGGATTTGACTCATAAGAGACAGCAAAATAGCTAAATATAATCAAAGTATTAGCTATTGAAAGTAGCTTTTATGTCCCTGTGACCTTTTTATATCATTTTACTGGACCTTTCTGGACATTTCACTTAATGATGTCCCATAACAACCACCTCAGCCTCTTCTGTTTTATACTTGTTTACTTGTTGcagtatttatatattgcctttcAAATTTATTTGGGGTGATGTCCAACAACTGACAAATGACATTAAtcatataataaaacataaaaatggaTTACATCCAACCTGGGGAAAATACATACAGTGGACAATTGGGAAAGATATGCATCAGCAAAAACTGGAAGTATCCCACCCCTTCAAAGCCATAATCTAgcacaaaaataacaaaacattatCAGAATAAAAAGTAAACAAAGCCCAAACTAAAAGCAGGAACCACAGATGCATGGCAGTGTCCTTGCACTACCAATGTTATAATGTGTACCATAAATCATGACCAGTCACCCATATCATATTTCCCATGTTTTGTTGTCCAGTGGCAGGTCAGGTAGAGCTTTGTCCAAATGAAACTGGAGGCAAAACGGAATGTCAGTCCCTATGCATGCCTCATGCTTCTGCATTAAAACCCCACCTCAAATTTCCAAGCTGCCTTTCATTGTTGGTACCCAAATCAGTAAGGGTGGACACTGCTgcatccccctttttaaaaaatctgcatttttAATCACAATATAACAAACTTTTGTGGTACACCTGGACCTCCCCCAATCTAGACTCCTCCCAACCCCTCAATCTCGACACAGTTCCTTATCAGAGGGCCAGACAGAGCACCTGGGAATTGACTGCTCCTTTGCTGAAGACCCCAAACGATGCCAAGACTCCCTAATACTTGGCTTCCTAGATCCCAAGGTCATAgagaagcctttttcaaccttttgactgtggtcaaaagtatttttcaggctttgagacaacctggaagtgatgtcagctggccacacctccctgtcacacccccagacgtgacatgtcaccggaagtgatgtGTCATTCCTCACTCTCTCCCTCCAACCTACCcacccataccccccccccaatcaaccacaagagaactcacctGACTGGAGTGTGGAGGCCAGCTCTGCCCACTGCTGGGACTAAAATGCTAGACCGCATTAAAGTGGACCAGTGGCCTAATGCTGGGTAGACCCCCTTATTTCAAAAAAACATCTCCAAACCATCCCCCACCCAACCAACTCTAAGTTGACTCAATGCATAGACTCCAGCCACTACCAACAGGTTGATTGCAACACATGAACCTGGCAAAAGTTTGTATGGTCAGGGACCCTCCCTTTCCTATCCCTTCCAaggctatcattggccattttgggagggggcaggtttgaCCTACACAAATAAGGTGAAAACTGCCCTGtgtcctttttaaaatctttaaaatattttaattaagttTGCCCCCACAAACTGGTGTAATGCCTCAGGGGCTCTGGTGTAAACCTGGGGTTATGTGTAACCCTGGTTGTGAAATGCTAACTTAGAGGGTTGGACAGGGCTGGGACATACCTTCTCTCCCCAGGTCTTCCTCATCACCACCACATCCATAATTCCTAGCAGAAGCAGAGCCCATTGAGCTTCTTGTACGACAAGGCCCCAGAAATGTCACATAGGATGGGAAGGGCTGCTTCCCTCTAAAACAGTGTATTTAACCTTTCTTCTTGGCTGGGATCTTTGCTAATTCATCAGTGTGTGTCTCTGATCCAGTTTGTTGGTAGCACCTCCCCATATTGCTTTTCCAGTTCTGGTGATGATTAAAgcaattgattagcagggtggcagttctgCCAATGAAGTCACAACTCACTTTTGGCATAAATATGGGCACAGCCATTTATTGCTATGCCACCTTCTAAAGTGTTGGCCCTGCCCAATTAGTAGCCTGACCCCTCCGCCATCTGGCTGCTTGACCCACGGATTCATGGATGCCTTGGAACCCATGccatcccagctgggaaagcaggtCCTGTGTCCggaatccctcaccaggaagCGACCCTAATGAGGCCCACCAgacatccacctcactttggtgccctgTAGGTCACTTcactatgagcccctggcctcccagccgggtaggccgcactCATATATCTACCAGTTTTGTTGAGGAGATCCCCAGCCTCCAGGAAGTACACAAACTGGACTCTCTGCCAATAGGCTCCTACCATGCCTAAACCGACTGCTACAGATAACACAACTAAACAGAAACTCAGAACACGTGACCCAGGTAcataaggagggagggaagcagttcGGCTGCCAAGGCACAAGAGGGAGAGGCAGATGCATGTGGTGCCTATATAGGCACTCACATCCCTGCCTCTGATGCATGCCACACTGCACCATGCAACCAGACACTGTCTGCTCACCTGGTCTTCTAGCTGCCACCTGCAGCATCAATGGCAGCCGTGATAAGTCATGGCCGCTAATTACTCAAATAGGTGCCCTGAACTTGTGTCCTGTATCAggaattcagtttttaaaaaatcttaaagtCCCCTGTAGCATTGGTTCTCTCTGGCTGATCTATGAACATGTGACATCCTTAATAGAAATAATTTAATTGGCCAGTCTGAGAACAGCAAATCATGCATGTTTAAGGTTTGACCATGCTACAGCAAGTAAATCTAAGCTTCAGTCCCAGACTTTCTAGAGGTAACCTGCGGTGCATATTTTAAATCATGGGTTGAATCCTATGCATTGCATGCATAAAGCTCTGGTACACATTGATCCTTACCTTTCTCCACCTTACCTTTCTTCCAGCAGCTGCCTGTGAGTACTGTAAAGGGTCGTGGGATATGCTGTGTGACCTCAGTGAGGAGGAGAAAGTGGCCAAAATCCATTTGCATGCCTTTTCTGCCAGTGTGTTTCTTGCTCTAAGTGGATAGCTTCCTATGATCCCACACAATGTCTATGTAtggaatgtattttaaaagtcATATTTAATGGATGAAATTTACACTGGATACTAAAACATATCATTGCTCCCACagcagaaaatgaaaacaatCCTAAGATGCT
It contains:
- the LOC143824542 gene encoding trace amine-associated receptor 4-like, producing the protein MNSTTFWSTQGVQYCFELVNNSCPKNLRSPISLFVMYLFMLGAILVTLCGNMFVIISILHFKQLHSPTNILICSMATTDFLLSFMVMPYSMARSIDSCWYFGDLFCKVHTCCDIMLCTTSIFHLCFISIDRYYAVCAPLHYVTKITIPVVELFLLISWSVPILFAFGLVFSELNIDGIEDYVDSLYCYGFCSLIFNKLWGVMASLIAFFLPGTIMVGIYLHIFKVANKHATQIAQILRSSKSESDKKGKISTKKESKATKTLSIVMGAFVLCWLPFFVLTITDPYIGFSTPEDLYNAFLWLGYFNSMCNPIIYGLFYPWFRKAFKMIVTGTIFRRDSSVANLFGRNV